Proteins from one Blattabacterium sp. (Blattella germanica) str. Bge genomic window:
- the secE gene encoding preprotein translocase subunit SecE: MKKNNFFLEVYDEFFHCITWPKWEDLQGTTIMVSFFSIFLSIFLYGVDVFFIFLIKRLFSL; the protein is encoded by the coding sequence ATGAAAAAAAATAATTTTTTTTTGGAAGTTTATGATGAATTTTTTCATTGTATTACATGGCCTAAGTGGGAAGATTTACAAGGAACAACAATAATGGTATCTTTTTTTTCTATATTTCTATCCATATTTTTATATGGAGTAGATGTTTTTTTCATTTTTTTAATTAAGAGATTATTTTCTCTATAA
- the nusG gene encoding transcription termination/antitermination protein NusG yields MSDLDRKWYVIKTISGQENKVKSYIENEIRDNGFQEHIGKVLVPIEKVIQMRKGKKIHREKVHYPGYVMVEANLEGEAVHAIKNVPGVINFLSEGKGSSAVPIPMRKEEVNKMLGKIDELSENYENISIPFVVGETIKVIDGPFTGFNGTIEKINEEKRKLELAVLIFGRKTPLELNFTQIEKI; encoded by the coding sequence ATGAGTGATTTGGATAGAAAATGGTATGTCATTAAAACTATTAGTGGACAAGAGAATAAAGTGAAATCATATATTGAGAATGAAATTAGAGATAATGGATTTCAAGAACATATAGGAAAAGTATTGGTTCCTATAGAAAAAGTTATACAAATGAGAAAAGGAAAAAAAATTCATAGAGAAAAAGTTCATTATCCCGGATATGTCATGGTGGAAGCCAATTTAGAAGGAGAAGCTGTTCATGCGATTAAAAATGTTCCTGGAGTTATTAATTTTTTAAGTGAAGGAAAAGGAAGTTCCGCTGTTCCTATCCCTATGAGAAAAGAAGAAGTTAATAAAATGTTGGGAAAAATAGATGAATTATCTGAAAATTATGAAAATATTAGTATTCCTTTCGTAGTTGGAGAAACGATTAAAGTTATAGATGGTCCTTTTACTGGTTTTAATGGGACCATTGAAAAGATTAATGAAGAAAAAAGAAAATTAGAATTAGCTGTTTTGATTTTTGGTAGAAAAACTCCATTGGAATTAAATTTTACACAAATAGAAAAAATTTAA